One region of Persicobacter psychrovividus genomic DNA includes:
- a CDS encoding suppressor of fused domain protein, with product MLKGLFKKKTPVEKYMAHLDRIFQTEPEYYKEESKTDGIPGVTSIVYKDIPEKGMITGITYGLSLGNHPDWKFGRPELIVTVGSKDASWAQVAGYLANNLRGDCPFSYSNTINFREKISEESEMDAFLVFAPSILDKKDFANIDVGLNYKINIAGLYPIYASEMEYIEKNGLEKFWKNPNFDMYNVNRKRIK from the coding sequence ATGCTGAAAGGACTATTTAAGAAAAAAACACCAGTCGAAAAGTATATGGCTCATTTGGATAGGATTTTCCAAACTGAACCTGAATACTATAAAGAGGAATCTAAAACGGACGGAATTCCTGGAGTTACAAGCATTGTCTATAAAGACATTCCAGAAAAAGGAATGATAACTGGAATTACGTACGGACTTTCACTCGGAAATCATCCAGACTGGAAATTTGGACGACCTGAATTGATAGTTACAGTTGGCTCGAAAGATGCATCTTGGGCTCAAGTTGCAGGATATTTAGCAAACAATTTGAGAGGAGATTGCCCCTTTAGCTATAGCAACACAATTAACTTTAGAGAAAAAATATCGGAGGAATCAGAAATGGACGCATTTCTTGTATTTGCACCTTCGATTTTGGACAAAAAAGATTTTGCGAATATCGACGTGGGACTGAATTACAAAATCAATATTGCTGGACTTTATCCAATCTATGCGTCCGAAATGGAATATATTGAGAAAAACGGACTTGAAAAATTTTGGAAAAATCCGAATTTTGATATGTACAACGTAAATAGAAAACGAATAAAATAA